Sequence from the Acidobacteriota bacterium genome:
GTGTGTTGAAGACGAATGGCGTGCTGGCGATTTACGACTTTTCCGAAGGCAAGCGGTTGCGTGATGACGCTCGACTGGAACAGTGGTACGCCGCATTCAAACAACGTTACCCCGCGCCGCCCGGTTATGACTTTGATGTGCGCGCACTGCCGTATGAAAACGCCGGCTTGCGCTTGTGCGGCTATCACGAATTGGAAGTCGCCGTGCCGCTGACGCACGCCAACTATGTGCGCTATGCATTGAGTGAAACCAGCGTCGAACAGGCGCTGGCGCGCGGCGCGGCGGAAACCGACATCGAAACTTGGTGCCGCGAGACGCTGGTGGACATCTTTGACGGCACGCTGCGCGAGGTGCTCTTCGATGCATATATCGCCTATGTGCAACGTGGTTGAATGATG
This genomic interval carries:
- a CDS encoding class I SAM-dependent methyltransferase; translation: MAASADVYQSARLARGYAYDRPPVHPAIIARLREHLQLRERLPRALDIGCGAGLSTAALEAVATCVAGIEPVAPMLQFRAAVTTTAHFAVARAEQLPFAAQSFDLLTAAGSLNYADLALFLPEAARVLKTNGVLAIYDFSEGKRLRDDARLEQWYAAFKQRYPAPPGYDFDVRALPYENAGLRLCGYHELEVAVPLTHANYVRYALSETSVEQALARGAAETDIETWCRETLVDIFDGTLREVLFDAYIAYVQRG